From the Methylobacterium currus genome, one window contains:
- a CDS encoding response regulator yields the protein MGAETEDGPRTAPPDALPIRAKILIVDDDRRNLLAASEILADPAVDLVMADSPEEALRRTLREEFALILLDVQMPRMDGYEVATLIRSRSRTSRVPILFLTAHNKEDMHIFRGYSAGAVDYVFKPIQPLVLKSKVDVFVDLYRKTEEIKRKAAAEKQLLLENLRVRGEKLEAEQALRRREEHQAAVLRGLPIALYTSPVDCEDRRLHFTNDSIERITGFSRGAFATSGLWESRLDPDDSEGVLENLRNLTEVGAVALEYRWRNADGTERHILDQIVVNRAEDGTAAELFGMWFDVTERKELELSLQHASKLEAVGRLTGGIAHDFNNMLSIVIGNLDLARGALEGNEKALRRIESAIEGAHRCAELTGRLLAFSRRSPLQPRALDFASFIPGLVKLLVRTLGERITIAAELDGELPDICVDHAQFEAALINLAVNARDAMPEGGTLGIRVRGRDAPAPDGAEGARWVDITVTDTGTGMSPAVLARVFEPFFTTKEAGKGTGLGLSMVYGFVQQSGGTITVDSSPGQGTRFVVTLPALARKSVPSEAAGQRAPFDAADAVNGEGKVVLVVEDDADVRSTIISTLEALAFTVLSAPDGTEALRILESEPRIALVFSDVNMPGTMSGIDLGHVIRRQWPQIPVLLTSGYLQEHQDASGFDLLFKPYRADELIEILRMSLCGDHAT from the coding sequence ATGGGCGCCGAGACCGAGGATGGACCACGGACCGCTCCTCCGGATGCGCTCCCGATCCGGGCCAAGATCCTGATCGTCGACGATGACCGGCGCAATCTCCTCGCCGCGTCGGAGATCCTCGCCGATCCGGCGGTCGACCTCGTCATGGCGGATTCTCCCGAGGAGGCCCTGCGCCGGACCCTGCGGGAGGAATTCGCCCTGATCCTGCTCGACGTGCAGATGCCGCGCATGGACGGCTACGAGGTCGCCACCCTGATCCGCAGCCGCTCGCGCACCTCCCGGGTTCCGATCCTCTTCCTCACGGCGCACAACAAGGAGGATATGCATATCTTCCGGGGCTATTCCGCCGGGGCGGTGGATTACGTCTTCAAGCCGATCCAGCCTCTCGTGCTGAAATCGAAGGTCGACGTCTTCGTCGATCTCTATCGCAAGACCGAGGAGATCAAGCGCAAGGCGGCGGCCGAGAAGCAGCTTCTGCTGGAGAACCTGCGCGTGCGCGGCGAGAAGCTGGAAGCCGAGCAGGCCCTGCGCCGGCGCGAGGAGCATCAGGCGGCCGTGCTGCGGGGGCTCCCGATCGCGCTCTACACCTCTCCGGTCGATTGCGAGGACCGGCGGCTGCACTTCACCAACGACAGCATCGAGCGCATCACCGGCTTCTCGCGCGGCGCCTTCGCGACCTCCGGGCTGTGGGAGTCCCGCCTCGATCCCGACGACAGCGAGGGCGTCCTGGAGAACCTGCGGAACCTGACGGAGGTGGGCGCGGTCGCCCTCGAATACCGCTGGCGCAACGCCGACGGCACGGAACGGCACATCCTCGACCAGATCGTGGTCAACCGGGCTGAGGACGGCACGGCCGCCGAACTCTTCGGGATGTGGTTCGACGTGACCGAGCGCAAGGAACTCGAGCTCAGCCTGCAGCACGCCTCGAAGCTGGAGGCGGTCGGCCGCCTGACGGGCGGCATCGCCCACGATTTCAACAACATGCTGAGCATCGTGATCGGCAATCTCGACCTCGCGCGAGGAGCGCTGGAGGGCAACGAGAAGGCCCTGCGCCGGATCGAGAGCGCCATCGAGGGGGCGCATCGCTGCGCCGAGCTGACCGGCCGTCTGCTCGCCTTCTCCCGGCGCTCTCCCCTCCAGCCCCGGGCCTTGGACTTCGCCAGCTTCATCCCCGGCCTGGTCAAGCTCCTCGTGCGGACGCTCGGCGAGCGGATCACGATCGCGGCCGAGCTCGACGGCGAACTTCCGGACATCTGCGTCGACCACGCGCAGTTCGAGGCGGCCCTCATCAACCTCGCGGTCAACGCACGGGACGCGATGCCGGAGGGCGGGACGCTCGGCATCCGCGTCCGGGGTCGCGACGCTCCCGCACCGGACGGCGCCGAGGGCGCGCGCTGGGTGGACATCACCGTCACCGACACCGGAACCGGGATGTCGCCGGCCGTCCTGGCCCGGGTGTTCGAGCCCTTCTTCACCACGAAGGAGGCCGGCAAGGGCACCGGTCTCGGCCTCAGCATGGTGTACGGCTTCGTGCAGCAGAGCGGCGGGACCATCACGGTCGACAGCAGTCCGGGCCAGGGCACGCGCTTCGTCGTCACGCTGCCCGCGCTCGCGAGGAAAAGCGTCCCGTCGGAGGCCGCCGGCCAACGCGCGCCCTTCGACGCGGCGGATGCCGTGAACGGTGAGGGCAAGGTCGTCCTCGTGGTCGAGGACGACGCCGACGTCCGCTCCACCATCATCTCCACGCTCGAAGCGCTCGCGTTCACGGTTCTCAGCGCGCCTGACGGCACCGAGGCACTCCGCATCCTCGAAAGCGAGCCGCGGATCGCCCTCGTCTTCAGCGACGTCAACATGCCCGGCACCATGTCGGGCATCGATCTCGGTCACGTCATCCGCCGGCAATGGCCGCAGATCCCGGTCCTGCTGACCTCCGGCTATCTGCAAGAACATCAGGACGCGAGCGGCTTCGATCTACTGTTCAAGCCTTATCGTGCTGACGAATTGATCGAGATCCTGAGGATGTCGCTGTGCGGCGACCATGCGACCTGA